The following are encoded in a window of Geobacter metallireducens GS-15 genomic DNA:
- a CDS encoding M24 family metallopeptidase produces the protein MRLTPRDELEYRIKKLQAYMAEAGLDAVIVVQNADLFYFTGTIQNGALYVPVAGDPIYMVRKEVSRARMESGLKEIVPFASMREIPEILTKYGYATPIRIGMEFDVVPVNFFARYRAVFPAGDFVDASTLIRRVRMIKSKYEIHLLQDAANQVDKVYRRAREVVREGMTDLELAAELEFAARKEAHQGYVRMRGFNAELFFAQVFSGTDTAVPAYMDTPLGGLGLNPSFGQGAGLKRIERGEPIIVDFAGCVDGYLVDQTRVIALGALSDRMKKAYDDMLRVQERMTEVAVPGTPWSHVYDVCVALAAELGYADNFMGAKGARVSFIGHGIGIEVDEYPFIAKGFTDMVLEPGMVFAFEPKVIFPGEGAIGIENTFYISHYEGLKQLTFSDQELLIL, from the coding sequence ATGCGCCTTACCCCGAGGGATGAACTCGAATATCGCATCAAGAAGCTCCAGGCTTACATGGCGGAAGCGGGGCTCGATGCCGTCATAGTTGTCCAGAATGCCGACCTCTTCTATTTCACCGGCACCATTCAGAACGGCGCTCTCTACGTGCCGGTGGCGGGCGACCCCATCTACATGGTCCGCAAGGAGGTCTCCCGGGCTCGGATGGAATCCGGGCTGAAAGAGATTGTTCCCTTTGCCTCCATGAGAGAAATCCCCGAGATTCTGACAAAGTACGGTTATGCTACGCCCATCCGCATCGGCATGGAATTCGATGTCGTGCCGGTCAACTTCTTTGCCCGTTACCGCGCGGTCTTCCCTGCTGGCGATTTTGTCGATGCATCAACCCTTATCCGGCGTGTCCGGATGATTAAAAGCAAATACGAGATTCACCTGCTCCAGGATGCGGCCAATCAGGTCGACAAGGTCTACCGCCGTGCCCGGGAGGTTGTCCGCGAGGGGATGACCGATCTGGAACTGGCAGCAGAGCTTGAGTTCGCCGCCCGCAAGGAAGCGCACCAGGGGTATGTCCGCATGAGGGGCTTCAATGCCGAACTCTTTTTTGCCCAGGTCTTCTCGGGAACCGATACCGCAGTTCCCGCCTATATGGACACCCCTCTTGGGGGGCTCGGGCTCAATCCCTCCTTCGGGCAGGGGGCTGGGCTGAAGCGGATAGAGAGGGGGGAGCCGATCATTGTCGACTTCGCCGGTTGCGTTGACGGCTACCTTGTGGACCAGACCCGCGTCATTGCTCTCGGCGCTCTCTCCGATCGCATGAAAAAGGCCTATGATGACATGCTTCGGGTTCAGGAACGGATGACCGAAGTGGCCGTGCCCGGCACACCCTGGAGTCACGTTTACGATGTCTGTGTCGCCCTGGCCGCTGAACTCGGCTATGCCGACAATTTCATGGGGGCGAAGGGGGCGCGGGTTTCCTTTATTGGTCATGGCATTGGTATAGAAGTCGACGAATACCCCTTTATCGCCAAGGGGTTTACGGACATGGTTCTCGAGCCGGGAATGGTTTTCGCGTTCGAACCGAAGGTCATCTTCCCCGGAGAGGGGGCCATCGGCATTGAGAACACTTTTTATATCTCCCATTATGAAGGGTTGAAGCAACTCACGTTCTCTGACCAGGAACTGCTTATTCTCTGA
- the ndk gene encoding nucleoside-diphosphate kinase, whose product MERTFAIIKPDAVERNIVGKVLEKIEAAGFRIVGMKKIQLSKKEAEGFYYVHSERPFFGDLCSFMSRSPVVVLALERENAIAKWREVMGATNPANADAGTIRKEFGLSIEENTVHGSDSPESAAFEIPYFFSQLELL is encoded by the coding sequence ATGGAAAGAACATTCGCTATTATCAAGCCTGATGCGGTTGAGAGGAATATTGTCGGCAAGGTTCTCGAGAAGATCGAGGCCGCTGGCTTCAGGATTGTGGGCATGAAGAAGATTCAGCTCTCCAAGAAGGAAGCCGAGGGCTTCTATTATGTTCACAGTGAGCGTCCCTTCTTTGGCGATCTCTGCTCCTTCATGTCGCGCAGCCCAGTGGTTGTGCTTGCTCTTGAGCGTGAGAACGCCATTGCCAAGTGGCGTGAAGTTATGGGCGCCACCAATCCGGCCAACGCCGATGCCGGCACGATTCGCAAGGAATTCGGTCTCAGCATCGAGGAGAACACGGTTCACGGTTCCGATTCACCCGAGTCGGCTGCCTTCGAGATCCCTTACTTTTTCAGCCAGCTTGAACTCCTCTAG
- the amrA gene encoding AmmeMemoRadiSam system protein A — MSQNLTLTEKKKLLSLAREAIIDYIREGNLPHRLETAPSLQGQQGCFVTIKMNGTLRGCIGSFVSDKPLYRLVQDMAISAATRDPRFYPMKPADLEGFSIEISVLGPLEKISSPEGIKVGTHGIYIEKNSCRGVLLPQVAVEYNWDKDTFLSQTCLKAGLKPDDWKEGADLYVFSAQIIS, encoded by the coding sequence GTGTCACAGAATCTAACCCTCACAGAGAAGAAGAAGCTTCTCTCTCTTGCCAGAGAAGCAATCATTGATTACATCCGTGAAGGGAACTTACCGCATCGTCTCGAGACCGCCCCCTCCCTCCAAGGTCAGCAGGGTTGTTTCGTCACCATCAAGATGAACGGCACCCTCCGCGGATGTATTGGCAGCTTTGTATCAGACAAGCCGCTCTACAGACTCGTTCAAGATATGGCCATATCCGCCGCCACCCGCGATCCTCGGTTCTACCCTATGAAACCGGCAGATCTTGAAGGATTTTCGATTGAAATCTCCGTCCTCGGCCCCCTTGAAAAAATTTCATCACCAGAAGGTATCAAGGTGGGAACCCATGGCATCTACATAGAGAAGAACTCCTGCCGCGGCGTACTCCTTCCCCAGGTGGCAGTCGAATACAACTGGGACAAGGATACCTTTCTGTCGCAAACATGTCTCAAAGCGGGCCTGAAACCCGATGACTGGAAAGAAGGTGCCGACCTCTATGTATTCAGTGCCCAGATAATTTCCTGA
- a CDS encoding AMP-binding protein codes for MAQHLDFTIGGLLDHMAVTFPDNDALVYPERGLRYSYRQFNDICRQVAKGLLKLGVRKGDHVAIWAYNVPEWVILQFATAKIGVVLVTVNTAYKSAELEYLLDQSDSTTLFMVRSWKDTDYVATLSEVVPELASAEAGLLTTPKLPFLKRVVFIGEDTPAGMLNFEKIAEMGKEVPDEQLAAVESSLDVHDVINMQYTSGTTGFPKGVMLTHYNLVNNGYHIGECMKFTDKDRLCIPVPFFHCFGSVLAVMASVTHATAMVPVEIFDPLKVLQTVEKERCTAVHGVPTMFIAELEHPDFAKFDLSTLRTGIMAGSVCPIEVMKRCVKDMNLTELTSVYGQTESSPGITQTRTEDSVELRVSTVGRALPGAEVKTVDIETGATLPPGKQGELCARGYMVMKGYYKMPEETAKVIDADGWLHTGDLAVMDENGYCKITGRIKQMIIRGGENIYPKEIEEFLYTHPKISDVQIYGVPDRKYGEQVMAAIILKNGVEMTEDEVKEFCRGKIANYKIPKYVKFVAGYPMTASGKIQKFKLREMAIKELGLEGAGDAA; via the coding sequence ATGGCGCAACATCTTGATTTTACGATCGGTGGACTGCTCGACCACATGGCTGTAACGTTTCCCGACAATGATGCCCTTGTCTACCCGGAACGGGGGCTCCGGTACTCCTACCGGCAGTTCAATGATATCTGCCGCCAGGTGGCCAAGGGGTTGCTGAAGCTCGGCGTCAGGAAGGGAGACCACGTGGCCATCTGGGCCTACAACGTTCCCGAGTGGGTCATTCTCCAGTTCGCCACCGCCAAGATCGGCGTCGTTCTGGTGACGGTCAACACTGCCTACAAGTCGGCGGAACTGGAATACCTCCTTGACCAGTCCGATTCCACCACTCTCTTCATGGTCCGGTCCTGGAAGGACACGGACTATGTGGCGACCCTTTCCGAGGTGGTGCCAGAGCTGGCATCGGCCGAAGCGGGTCTCCTCACTACTCCCAAGCTCCCCTTCCTGAAAAGAGTTGTCTTTATCGGTGAGGATACGCCGGCAGGGATGCTCAATTTCGAGAAGATCGCGGAGATGGGGAAAGAGGTGCCCGATGAGCAGCTGGCGGCAGTTGAGTCCTCCCTTGATGTCCACGATGTCATCAATATGCAGTACACTTCCGGCACCACCGGCTTTCCCAAGGGGGTCATGCTGACCCACTACAACCTGGTCAACAACGGCTATCACATTGGCGAGTGCATGAAGTTCACGGATAAGGACCGGCTCTGCATCCCCGTTCCCTTCTTCCACTGCTTTGGCTCTGTGCTGGCTGTCATGGCCAGCGTTACTCACGCCACCGCCATGGTGCCGGTGGAGATTTTCGACCCGCTCAAGGTTCTTCAGACCGTTGAAAAGGAGCGCTGCACCGCCGTTCATGGCGTGCCGACCATGTTTATTGCTGAGCTGGAGCATCCGGATTTCGCGAAGTTCGATCTCTCCACCCTCCGCACCGGCATCATGGCCGGCTCGGTCTGTCCCATCGAGGTCATGAAACGGTGCGTCAAGGATATGAACCTGACCGAGCTTACCAGTGTCTATGGGCAGACCGAATCCTCCCCGGGAATCACCCAGACCCGCACCGAGGATTCGGTTGAGCTGCGCGTCTCCACTGTCGGGCGGGCGCTCCCCGGCGCCGAAGTAAAGACCGTCGATATCGAGACCGGCGCCACGCTGCCGCCCGGGAAGCAGGGCGAGCTCTGCGCCCGGGGCTACATGGTCATGAAGGGTTACTACAAGATGCCGGAAGAGACCGCCAAGGTCATCGATGCCGATGGCTGGCTCCATACCGGCGACCTGGCAGTGATGGACGAGAACGGCTACTGCAAGATCACCGGTCGCATCAAGCAGATGATCATCCGCGGCGGTGAGAATATATACCCCAAGGAGATCGAGGAGTTTCTCTACACCCACCCGAAGATCTCCGACGTGCAGATCTACGGCGTGCCGGATCGCAAGTACGGCGAGCAGGTCATGGCTGCCATCATCCTGAAAAACGGGGTGGAGATGACCGAGGACGAGGTCAAGGAGTTCTGCCGGGGGAAAATTGCCAACTATAAAATTCCCAAGTACGTGAAGTTTGTGGCTGGCTATCCCATGACTGCCAGCGGCAAGATCCAGAAGTTCAAGCTGCGGGAAATGGCCATCAAGGAACTGGGCCTCGAAGGTGCCGGCGATGCCGCGTAG
- a CDS encoding response regulator has protein sequence MQTVLIIEDEKDLAELVSFNLEKEGYRTIAAPDGISGLDEAQRQVPDLILLDLMLPGMMGTEVCKILKKSEKTAKIPVIMLTARGEEIDRVVGFEVGADDYVVKPFSTRELLLRIKAVLRRSLPDEPSGKTMRIGPIAIDPDRHTVAVAGEEIVLTTTEFKLLLNLAERLGRVQSRDLLLKNVWGYNYVGDTRTVDTHITRLRTKLGPAGDLIKTVRGFGYKMEEP, from the coding sequence ATGCAAACCGTCCTGATCATCGAAGACGAAAAAGACCTGGCGGAACTCGTTTCCTTCAACCTGGAGAAGGAAGGATACCGGACCATCGCGGCCCCCGATGGCATCAGCGGCCTCGACGAGGCACAGAGGCAGGTCCCGGACCTTATCTTACTCGACCTGATGCTCCCGGGCATGATGGGAACCGAGGTCTGCAAGATACTGAAAAAGTCGGAGAAAACCGCGAAAATCCCAGTCATCATGCTGACGGCCCGGGGAGAAGAGATCGACCGGGTGGTGGGGTTCGAGGTGGGCGCCGACGATTACGTGGTGAAGCCCTTCTCCACCCGGGAACTGCTCCTGAGGATCAAAGCGGTGCTGCGCCGTTCGCTGCCGGACGAACCCTCGGGAAAAACCATGAGGATCGGGCCGATCGCCATCGACCCGGACCGCCACACGGTGGCCGTGGCAGGGGAAGAGATAGTCCTTACCACCACTGAATTCAAGCTGCTCCTCAATCTCGCCGAACGCCTGGGGCGGGTCCAGAGCCGCGACCTTCTCCTGAAAAACGTCTGGGGATACAACTACGTGGGGGACACCCGCACGGTTGACACGCACATCACTCGTCTGCGCACGAAGCTGGGCCCGGCCGGCGACCTGATCAAGACAGTTCGCGGTTTCGGCTACAAGATGGAGGAGCCGTGA
- the mtnP gene encoding S-methyl-5'-thioadenosine phosphorylase, whose product MSEQVIGVIGGSGLYEMEGLSDVRSVVVETPFGAPSDEFMTGVLDGVQMVFLPRHGKGHRLLPSEVNYRANIYGMKKLGVTRIISVSAVGSMKEEIAPGHIVIPDQFIDRTNATRANTFFGNGVVAHVQFADPVCADLSGWLYEAALAAGATVHRGGTYICMEGPAFSTRAESNLYRSFGVSVIGMTNIPEAKLAREAEICYGVIALSTDYDCWHESHDDVSVDAILAIIRQNVAMSKSIIGHAVKRISAERACPCASALTYAIITDRSAIPAEARERLDLIIGKYL is encoded by the coding sequence ATGAGTGAGCAGGTTATCGGCGTCATTGGAGGAAGCGGTCTCTACGAGATGGAAGGGCTGAGCGATGTCCGGAGCGTGGTTGTGGAAACCCCCTTCGGGGCCCCGTCGGACGAGTTCATGACCGGTGTTCTTGACGGGGTGCAGATGGTGTTCCTTCCCCGCCACGGTAAGGGACACCGCCTCCTGCCGTCGGAGGTGAACTACCGGGCTAACATCTACGGGATGAAGAAGCTTGGTGTAACGCGGATCATCTCCGTCTCTGCCGTCGGGAGCATGAAGGAGGAGATCGCGCCGGGGCACATCGTTATCCCCGACCAGTTCATCGACCGCACCAACGCAACCCGGGCCAACACGTTCTTCGGCAACGGCGTGGTGGCCCACGTGCAGTTCGCCGACCCGGTCTGCGCCGATCTCTCCGGCTGGCTGTACGAGGCGGCCTTGGCCGCCGGAGCAACCGTTCACCGGGGAGGGACCTATATCTGCATGGAGGGGCCGGCATTCTCAACCCGGGCCGAGTCGAACCTCTACCGCTCCTTCGGCGTCTCGGTCATCGGCATGACGAACATCCCCGAGGCGAAACTGGCCCGGGAGGCCGAGATCTGCTACGGGGTCATCGCCCTCTCCACCGATTACGACTGCTGGCACGAGTCCCACGACGATGTCTCGGTGGATGCTATCCTGGCAATCATTCGGCAGAACGTCGCCATGTCAAAGTCCATCATCGGCCACGCCGTGAAGCGGATCTCCGCCGAGCGGGCGTGCCCCTGCGCCTCGGCCCTCACCTACGCCATCATCACCGACCGCAGCGCCATTCCCGCCGAGGCCAGGGAGCGGCTCGACCTGATCATCGGCAAGTACCTCTAA
- a CDS encoding carbohydrate kinase family protein, whose product MGILVVGSVAFDSVETPFGRVENVLGGSATYFSTSASFFTDVSLVAVVGEDFPQEHVEFLNSRNIDLRGLAREGGKTFHWKGKYGYDLNEAQTLETHLNVFESFRPQIPAAYRDAEFLFLANIDPELQMEVLSQVEKPRVIACDTMNFWISSKPEALKAVIAKVDIFIINEGEARQFTQEANLTKAARKILAMGVKTLVIKRGEYGVLMFTDHSVFAAPAFPLEDVFDPTGAGDTFAGGFMGYLANTGDTSETGIRQAIIFGSVMASFNVEDFSLNRLKRLEYREIEDRYRSFKALTHFEGLAGG is encoded by the coding sequence GTGGGCATACTCGTCGTCGGTTCCGTGGCATTTGATTCAGTGGAGACCCCCTTTGGCAGAGTGGAGAACGTTCTTGGCGGCTCGGCCACCTATTTCTCGACGTCGGCGAGCTTTTTCACCGATGTGAGCCTTGTGGCGGTGGTGGGAGAGGACTTCCCCCAGGAGCACGTGGAGTTCCTCAATTCCCGCAATATCGATCTGCGCGGTCTTGCCCGGGAAGGGGGAAAGACCTTCCACTGGAAGGGGAAGTACGGCTACGACCTGAATGAGGCCCAGACCCTGGAAACCCACCTGAACGTGTTCGAGAGCTTCAGACCGCAGATTCCGGCCGCGTACCGTGATGCCGAATTCCTCTTCCTAGCCAACATCGATCCGGAACTCCAGATGGAGGTTCTCAGCCAGGTGGAGAAGCCGCGGGTCATCGCCTGCGACACCATGAACTTCTGGATCTCCTCCAAGCCCGAGGCCCTCAAGGCGGTCATCGCCAAGGTGGATATCTTCATCATTAACGAAGGTGAGGCCCGGCAGTTTACCCAGGAAGCCAACCTCACCAAGGCGGCCCGGAAGATTCTCGCCATGGGGGTAAAAACCCTGGTCATCAAGCGGGGCGAGTACGGCGTCCTCATGTTCACCGATCATTCGGTCTTTGCCGCTCCGGCCTTTCCCCTTGAGGACGTGTTTGATCCGACCGGGGCCGGCGACACCTTTGCCGGCGGTTTTATGGGGTATCTGGCCAATACGGGTGACACCTCCGAGACGGGAATCCGTCAGGCCATCATCTTCGGGAGTGTCATGGCGTCGTTCAATGTGGAGGATTTCAGCCTCAATCGCCTGAAGCGGCTCGAGTATCGGGAGATCGAGGACCGCTACCGCAGTTTCAAGGCCCTGACCCACTTCGAAGGGCTTGCTGGAGGGTAG
- the rlmN gene encoding 23S rRNA (adenine(2503)-C(2))-methyltransferase RlmN codes for MMNGKIDIKNLTLDDLIAFLAGKGKERYRARQIFKWLYQKDARSFAEMTDLAKDLRRDLEETAVISDLEPEAMEVSRDGTRKYLFRLEDGNTVESVLIPEEDRTTLCISSQVGCAMACEFCLTGTFRLTRNLTAGEIVNQICAVRRDVPVRNIVFMGMGEPLANLDNVVKALKIILHDDGLQFSTRRVTVSTSGLVPEMERLGREVTVNLAVSLNATTDEVRDRIMPVNRRYPLRLLLDACRSYPLPGRRKITIEYVMIKGLNDSLEDAKRLVKLLSDISSKINLIPFNEHDGCSFKSPDQGAIDVFHSYLLSKHFTVITRSSRGSDISAACGQLKGKLDKNVSGI; via the coding sequence ATGATGAACGGCAAAATTGATATTAAGAACCTGACCCTTGACGATCTCATTGCATTTCTTGCCGGTAAGGGGAAGGAGCGCTATCGGGCGCGGCAGATATTTAAGTGGCTCTATCAGAAGGACGCCCGGAGTTTTGCCGAGATGACCGATCTGGCCAAGGATCTTCGGCGGGATCTGGAGGAAACAGCGGTCATCAGCGATCTTGAGCCCGAGGCGATGGAAGTATCCCGGGATGGTACGCGGAAGTATCTGTTTCGCCTCGAGGACGGTAACACCGTCGAGTCAGTCCTCATCCCCGAAGAAGACCGCACTACCCTCTGTATTTCGAGCCAGGTCGGTTGTGCCATGGCCTGCGAATTCTGTCTCACCGGCACGTTCCGGCTCACCCGGAACCTGACCGCAGGCGAGATCGTTAACCAGATATGTGCGGTGCGAAGGGACGTACCGGTTCGCAATATCGTCTTCATGGGGATGGGAGAGCCGCTGGCCAACCTTGATAATGTCGTGAAGGCACTCAAGATCATTCTTCACGATGACGGGCTCCAGTTCTCGACCCGACGGGTCACGGTTTCCACATCGGGGCTTGTTCCGGAGATGGAGCGTTTGGGGCGCGAGGTAACGGTCAATCTGGCTGTCTCCCTGAACGCTACCACCGACGAGGTGCGGGACCGGATCATGCCCGTGAACCGGCGTTATCCTCTCCGGTTGCTCCTGGACGCCTGTCGAAGCTATCCCCTGCCGGGGCGCCGGAAGATTACCATCGAGTACGTGATGATCAAGGGGCTCAACGATTCTCTGGAGGATGCCAAGCGGCTGGTGAAGCTCTTGAGCGACATCTCCTCCAAGATAAATCTCATTCCCTTCAACGAGCACGACGGTTGCTCCTTCAAGTCTCCCGATCAGGGAGCAATCGATGTGTTTCACAGCTATCTCTTGAGCAAGCATTTTACGGTCATCACCCGATCAAGCCGCGGCTCCGATATTTCCGCGGCGTGCGGCCAGCTCAAGGGTAAGCTGGACAAGAACGTTTCGGGCATCTAA
- a CDS encoding citrate (Si)-synthase, with translation MALKETLKQKIEEFRPRTTRLVKEFGKVVIDQVTIDQAIGGARDIRSLVTDISYLDPQEGIRFRGKTIPETFEALPKASGSDYPTVESFWYFLLTGEVPTQAQVDEVVAEWKTRQVVPQYVFDAISALPKESHPMVMLSVGILALQKDSKFAGFYNSGKFNKMTAWEYVYEDASDLVARIPIIAAFIYNLKYRGGKQSAIDPTADCGANFARMIGQCKEYEDVARMYFILHSDHESGNVSAHTTHLVHSALSDPYYAYSAGLNGLAGPLHGLANQEVLDWTIKFQQKYCKDVEPTKELVTKALWDTLNAGQVVPGYGHAVLRKTDPRYMSQREFCLKTPGLKDDPLFKLVAMIFETAPGVLMEHGKAKNPWPNVDAQSGVIQWYYGLREWDFYTVLFGVGRALGCMANITWDRGLGYAIERPKSVTTPMLEKWAEEGGRKF, from the coding sequence ATGGCACTCAAGGAAACCCTGAAGCAAAAAATTGAGGAGTTCCGTCCCCGTACCACCAGACTTGTGAAAGAGTTTGGGAAAGTGGTTATCGACCAGGTAACAATTGATCAGGCCATTGGCGGTGCCCGTGACATCCGCAGCCTGGTAACCGATATCTCCTACCTCGACCCGCAGGAAGGTATCCGGTTCCGCGGCAAGACCATTCCCGAGACCTTTGAGGCGCTCCCCAAGGCCTCCGGCTCTGATTATCCGACCGTTGAGTCCTTCTGGTACTTCCTCCTTACCGGCGAGGTTCCGACTCAAGCCCAGGTTGACGAGGTGGTTGCTGAGTGGAAGACCCGTCAGGTAGTCCCCCAGTATGTATTTGACGCAATCAGCGCCCTGCCGAAGGAAAGCCACCCGATGGTGATGCTGTCGGTCGGCATCCTCGCCCTGCAGAAGGATTCCAAATTTGCCGGTTTCTACAACTCTGGCAAGTTTAACAAGATGACTGCCTGGGAATACGTTTATGAAGATGCCAGCGATCTCGTTGCCCGTATCCCCATCATCGCCGCGTTCATTTACAACCTCAAGTACAGGGGTGGCAAGCAGAGTGCCATAGACCCGACTGCAGACTGCGGCGCCAACTTCGCCCGCATGATCGGTCAGTGCAAGGAGTACGAGGACGTTGCCCGGATGTACTTCATCCTTCACTCCGACCACGAATCCGGCAACGTTTCAGCGCACACCACTCACTTGGTACACTCTGCCCTGTCCGACCCCTACTATGCATACTCTGCCGGTCTTAACGGCCTTGCCGGTCCGCTGCACGGCCTTGCCAACCAGGAAGTCCTCGACTGGACCATCAAGTTCCAGCAGAAGTACTGCAAGGATGTGGAGCCGACCAAGGAACTGGTCACCAAGGCCCTCTGGGATACCCTCAATGCCGGCCAGGTCGTACCGGGCTACGGCCACGCCGTTCTCCGCAAGACCGACCCGCGCTACATGTCGCAGCGTGAGTTCTGCCTCAAGACCCCGGGTCTCAAAGATGATCCGCTCTTCAAGCTTGTTGCCATGATCTTTGAGACCGCCCCGGGCGTCCTCATGGAGCACGGCAAGGCCAAGAACCCCTGGCCGAACGTTGATGCCCAGTCCGGTGTCATCCAGTGGTACTATGGCCTCCGTGAGTGGGACTTCTACACCGTCCTCTTCGGTGTAGGCCGCGCTCTCGGTTGCATGGCGAACATCACTTGGGACCGTGGTCTCGGCTACGCCATCGAGCGTCCGAAGTCCGTTACCACCCCGATGCTTGAGAAGTGGGCTGAAGAAGGTGGCCGGAAGTTCTAA
- the pnpS gene encoding two-component system histidine kinase PnpS, translated as MRFTIQWKLMASYLLLVLFIGGVFFAYLNHTLNQHLTAEIRQNLATEARLTRMIAHRDIGRMKDDAPAVAAAISRETRARVTIILAGGEVVGDSEIAPGQLKELENHLNRPEVQQALKSGSGESIRYSATIKTPMLYVAVPLQTAGGEEGFVRLSLPLTALEKAEGSIRTLLGASLAVSLLVALVLSYILSRVTSRSLRTITALAKQIGKGNFNRRIPVPTRDEVGELARVMNDMAARIEQQLERTSAEKNRLDTILRGMGEGLMVTDANGLITLVNPAFLGLFSLNESVEGRHIIEIARHPVLNDAFKAIVASGDERVEKMTLTMGEEKHVLTHWVPLVDNGELQGVVAVFHDITDLTRLENIRRDFVANVSHELRTPVTVIKGYAEALIDGAMETDPERARKFVGIILSHSERLAALIGDLLTLSQLEAGSMNLEKTTVRPEQVAKRAMELLQPKAARKGITIDCSGLSGAQSVLADPGRLEQVLVNLLDNAIKYTPEGGAISFSAAVKENMVRIGVKDTGVGIPPKDLPRIFERFYRVDTARSRDEGGTGLGLSIVKHIVQLHGGAVGVESEPGKGSEFWFTIKKA; from the coding sequence GTGAGATTCACCATCCAGTGGAAGCTCATGGCTTCCTACCTCCTTCTCGTGCTCTTCATCGGCGGGGTCTTCTTCGCCTACCTGAACCACACCCTGAACCAGCACCTGACGGCGGAGATCCGGCAAAACCTCGCCACTGAGGCCCGGCTGACCCGGATGATCGCCCACCGCGACATCGGCAGAATGAAGGACGATGCCCCGGCAGTGGCTGCCGCAATCTCGCGGGAGACGAGGGCGCGGGTGACCATCATCCTCGCCGGCGGCGAGGTGGTCGGGGATTCGGAGATTGCTCCCGGCCAGTTGAAGGAACTTGAGAACCACCTGAATCGACCGGAGGTCCAGCAGGCGCTGAAGAGCGGCAGTGGGGAATCAATCCGCTACTCGGCGACGATCAAGACCCCCATGCTCTACGTGGCGGTTCCGCTGCAGACCGCCGGCGGCGAAGAGGGATTTGTCCGGCTCTCCCTTCCCCTCACCGCCCTGGAAAAGGCAGAGGGGAGCATCAGAACACTCCTGGGGGCATCCCTGGCGGTCTCACTCCTCGTTGCCCTCGTTCTGAGCTACATCCTCTCCCGGGTGACGTCCCGGTCACTGCGCACCATCACGGCGCTGGCGAAACAGATCGGCAAGGGAAACTTCAACAGGAGGATCCCGGTCCCGACCCGCGACGAGGTGGGGGAGCTGGCCCGGGTGATGAACGACATGGCGGCCCGGATAGAGCAGCAGCTGGAGCGAACCTCGGCAGAGAAAAACCGGCTCGACACCATCCTGCGGGGGATGGGGGAAGGGCTTATGGTAACGGATGCCAACGGTCTGATCACCCTGGTCAATCCAGCCTTTCTCGGCCTCTTCTCCCTGAATGAAAGCGTGGAAGGAAGACACATCATCGAGATCGCGCGGCATCCGGTCCTCAACGATGCCTTCAAGGCCATCGTCGCCTCCGGGGACGAACGGGTCGAGAAGATGACTCTCACCATGGGGGAGGAGAAGCATGTCCTGACCCACTGGGTGCCCCTTGTGGACAACGGGGAGTTGCAGGGGGTCGTGGCGGTCTTCCATGACATCACCGATCTGACGCGGCTGGAAAACATCCGGCGGGATTTCGTGGCCAACGTCTCCCATGAGCTGAGAACGCCGGTTACCGTCATCAAGGGGTATGCCGAGGCGCTCATCGACGGCGCCATGGAAACCGATCCCGAGCGGGCGCGAAAGTTTGTCGGGATCATCCTCAGCCACTCGGAGCGGCTCGCCGCCCTGATCGGCGACCTCCTCACCCTCTCCCAGCTGGAGGCGGGGAGCATGAACCTTGAGAAGACGACGGTCAGACCGGAGCAGGTGGCAAAGCGTGCCATGGAGCTTTTACAGCCGAAGGCTGCCCGGAAGGGGATTACCATCGACTGCTCGGGGTTGAGCGGGGCGCAGTCGGTGCTGGCCGATCCGGGCCGGCTCGAACAGGTGCTGGTCAACCTCCTCGACAACGCCATCAAATATACCCCGGAGGGGGGGGCAATCTCGTTTTCCGCCGCAGTCAAGGAGAATATGGTCCGCATCGGCGTAAAGGATACCGGCGTCGGCATCCCTCCCAAGGACCTCCCCCGGATCTTCGAGCGGTTCTACCGGGTGGACACGGCCCGCAGCCGCGATGAAGGGGGGACCGGCCTCGGGCTCTCCATCGTGAAGCACATCGTCCAGCTCCATGGCGGCGCCGTGGGGGTGGAGAGCGAGCCCGGCAAGGGATCGGAATTCTGGTTTACCATCAAGAAGGCCTGA